The following are encoded together in the Deltaproteobacteria bacterium genome:
- a CDS encoding DNA recombination protein RmuC codes for MEPESLVLVAAAAAAGTCAVLAATFLLRRRRGRSAGREGRPDNVAAALELMGREMSRLSEQVTGQLSAVTSQLQVNTGQVSERMEAAARVFGEVKEGIGSLRAATGELARIGRDISSLQEILGPPKLRGGLGEFLLSELLAMCLPPSAYELEYAFSDGLRVDAVVKLSAGLVPVDSKFPLESFRRLLGADGAEAERAARRGFARDVRRHIDKIASSYIRPDESTMTFAVMYVPAENVYYETIVRGDGTGEDLVEYAMRRKVVPVSPQGFYMYLNTVALGLKGLELSERTGRLWSRIERLSDEYGRLCAELDVMGRHLANAKNRYDAARSMLVSLGERIEGLSRSDGRG; via the coding sequence TTGGAGCCTGAGAGTCTCGTTCTTGTCGCCGCCGCGGCCGCGGCCGGGACGTGCGCGGTCCTGGCCGCGACCTTCCTGCTGCGGCGCCGTCGGGGCCGGAGCGCCGGCCGTGAAGGGCGGCCCGACAATGTCGCCGCGGCCCTTGAGCTGATGGGCCGCGAGATGTCGAGGCTCTCCGAACAGGTGACGGGCCAGCTCTCGGCCGTAACCTCGCAGCTCCAGGTCAACACGGGCCAGGTGAGCGAACGCATGGAGGCGGCGGCCCGCGTCTTCGGCGAGGTCAAGGAGGGCATAGGCTCGCTCCGCGCGGCCACCGGAGAGCTCGCCCGCATAGGGCGCGACATATCGAGCCTCCAGGAGATACTGGGCCCTCCCAAGCTCCGCGGCGGGCTCGGCGAGTTCCTCCTCTCGGAGCTTCTCGCCATGTGCCTGCCGCCGTCGGCCTACGAGCTCGAGTACGCATTCTCCGACGGCCTGCGCGTAGACGCGGTGGTGAAACTCTCGGCCGGGCTCGTGCCCGTGGACTCCAAGTTCCCGCTCGAAAGTTTCAGAAGACTTCTCGGCGCCGACGGCGCCGAGGCCGAAAGAGCGGCGCGCCGCGGCTTCGCCAGGGACGTAAGGCGCCACATAGACAAGATAGCGTCCTCCTACATAAGGCCCGACGAGTCGACCATGACCTTCGCCGTCATGTACGTGCCGGCCGAGAATGTCTACTACGAGACCATAGTGCGCGGCGACGGCACGGGCGAGGACCTCGTCGAGTACGCCATGCGGCGCAAGGTCGTGCCCGTCTCGCCCCAGGGCTTCTACATGTACCTCAATACCGTCGCCCTCGGACTGAAGGGGCTCGAGCTCTCGGAGCGGACCGGGCGGCTCTGGTCGCGCATCGAGAGGCTGAGCGACGAGTACGGCCGGCTCTGCGCCGAGCTCGACGTCATGGGCCGCCACCTGGCGAACGCGAAGAACCGCTACGACGCGGCACGCTCGATGCTCGTCTCCCTGGGCGAAAGGATAGAGGGACTCTCCCGCAGCGACGGGCGCGGCTGA